The Candidatus Cybelea sp. genomic sequence CCGCCGGTATATTCGAAGAAATCGTTGGTCGCGCGGCCGACGCGCGCCAGGAGCCTCACGAGGCGGCGCCCCGCACCGTCGCGAGCGCGTGCAGCAGCGCCTGCGTCGCCTCGATTCGTTTGACCGCGACGCCGCGCTCGGCGCTGTAGTTAAAGTGAATTTGGTTCAGCCGTTCGAGCCGGCGGTCGACGTCGCGCAGATGCGCGCGCGCCTCGCGATCGAAGCCTTCGAAATAACGGCGTACGGCCTGGCAGTAAGCTGCGCACACATCGTCGGCGGGCTCGCCGGCGCCCAGCGCGGCTTCGATCGAACGCTGCGCGTCACGCATCGCACGATCGGTGATGTGGAATGCGCCGACCTGCGCGACGAGCCGTCGAAGCGCGTCGTCAACCGGCATGAACGTGCGCGTTCAGCGCCGCGCGCTGCACGTCGAAGAGTTGCCGGATTCCACCCTCGGCAAGCCCGAGCAGCGCGTCGAGTTCGCGCCGGTCGAAGGGCCGTGCCTCCGCGGTGCCCTGGAGCTCGACGTATCGTCCGGCATCGGTCATGAAAACGTTCATATCGACCAATGCCTGACTATCCTCGTCGTACGCGAGGTCGAGCAGCGGCGCGCCGCCGACGATGCCGACGCTCGTCGCGGCGACCATTCCTTCCAGCGGCCACTTTGCGCGATCGGCCGGGTCGAAGCGCGTCCGCAGGGCCAGTTCGAGCGCCACGTACGCGCCGGTGACGGCCGCGGTGCGGGTTCCGCCATCGGCCTGCAGGACGTCGCAGTCAAGCCAGAGCGTGCGCTCGCCGAGCTTTGCGGTGTCGGTGACCGCGCGCAGCGCGCGGCCGATGATCCGCTGGATCTCGTGCGTTCGCCCGCCGAGGCGGCCCTTGGCGACCTCGCGCTGGTTGCGCTCTTGGGTCGCGCGGGGAAGCATTGCGTACTCCGCCGTCACCCAGCCGACGCCGCGGCCCTTCATCCACATCGGCACGCGATCTTCGACCGACGCAGCGCAGAGCACCCGCGTGTTGCCAAGGCTAATCAGCGCGCTTCCCTCCGCGTACTTTAGGAAGCCGGGCTCGATCGAGACCGGTCGCAGTTCGTCGGACCGTCGCCGGTCGGCGCGAAGCATTACTCGACGGTGACGGTCTTCGCCAGGTTGCGCGGCTGGTCGACGTCTTTGCCTTCGATGTCGGCGATGTGGTACGCCAGCAGCTGCAGCGGAATGACGTTGACGATCGGGGAGAGGAGCTCGTCGACGCGCGGCACCCAAAACACGTGATCGGCGATATTGCGGACCTCTTCGTCTCCGTAGTTGGCGACCGCGACGACCGGCGCTTCGCGCGCCTTCGATTCCATCAAATTCGAGAGCATCTTCTCACGGACGCGATCCTCGGTGACGATTCCGACAACGGGCACGGTCGAATCGAGCAGGGCGATCGGCCCGTGTTTCATCTCGCCGGCCGAGTAGCCCTCGGCGTGGATGTACGAGATCTCCTTGAGCTTGAGCGCACCTTCGAGCGCCGTCGGAAAGTTGACGAACCGGCCCAGGAAGAGGACGCTCTGCGCTTTACGCAGTTCGCGCGCGACCCGCCGGATCTCATCCGAGGTGTTGAGCACGACGTCGACGGCCGCGGGTAAGAGTTTCGTGCCGTCGGCGATTTCCCGCAGGCGCGCCTGGTCGGCAGTGCCACGCAGCCGCGCGAGGTAGAGCGCGAAGAGCGTCAGCACGATCACCTGTGACACGTAGGTTTTCGTCGCCGCCACGCCGATCTCCGGACCGCCTCGCGTGTAGAGCATCCCGTCGGCGAGACGCGTGAGGTGCGAACCCAGGACGTTGCAGATCCCGAGCACGCCGCTCCCCGACTGCTGCGCGATCTTGACCGCCTCGATTGTGTCGGCCGTCTCGCCCGACTGCGACATTGCAATTACGAGCGTCGTCGGGTCGATCACGGGGTCGCCGTAACGAAACTCGCTGGCGAGCTCCATCTCGACCGGCAACCGGACCAAGGACCGCAGCAGATACATGCCGACCAGGCCGGCGTGGTACGCGGTGCCGCAGCCGGTGATCGCGATTTTGCTCAAGTG encodes the following:
- the glmS gene encoding glutamine--fructose-6-phosphate transaminase (isomerizing) → MCGIVGYIGQRDSVPIILDALGRLEYRGYDSAGIAVIDAEGNLCGSKAEGKLSRLAERLRNGESLSGAVGIGHTRWATHGPPSDANAHPHLDCGGKIAVVHNGIIENYAALRARLIELGHAFKSQTDTEVLAHLIELHYDGNLEEALRRTLREVRGAYALGVISSDDPEHLVFARNGASPLILGIGEGEMYVASDTPAILPYTRREVVLHEGEIAVVGRDGFALSDYSGARVSRDPISITWDAGSAEKSGFKHFMLKEIFEQPQVIKETMSGRIDGLADVHLEAELAKLAPERLRHLSKIAITGCGTAYHAGLVGMYLLRSLVRLPVEMELASEFRYGDPVIDPTTLVIAMSQSGETADTIEAVKIAQQSGSGVLGICNVLGSHLTRLADGMLYTRGGPEIGVAATKTYVSQVIVLTLFALYLARLRGTADQARLREIADGTKLLPAAVDVVLNTSDEIRRVARELRKAQSVLFLGRFVNFPTALEGALKLKEISYIHAEGYSAGEMKHGPIALLDSTVPVVGIVTEDRVREKMLSNLMESKAREAPVVAVANYGDEEVRNIADHVFWVPRVDELLSPIVNVIPLQLLAYHIADIEGKDVDQPRNLAKTVTVE
- the rph gene encoding ribonuclease PH; translated protein: MLRADRRRSDELRPVSIEPGFLKYAEGSALISLGNTRVLCAASVEDRVPMWMKGRGVGWVTAEYAMLPRATQERNQREVAKGRLGGRTHEIQRIIGRALRAVTDTAKLGERTLWLDCDVLQADGGTRTAAVTGAYVALELALRTRFDPADRAKWPLEGMVAATSVGIVGGAPLLDLAYDEDSQALVDMNVFMTDAGRYVELQGTAEARPFDRRELDALLGLAEGGIRQLFDVQRAALNAHVHAG